Proteins from one Sulfurovum sp. TSL1 genomic window:
- a CDS encoding triose-phosphate isomerase: MIFAANFKTNHTRASTEKYIDVLNTKLLAKKPEDQVYIFPPATALGKYEGDFTIGAQNAYPVQNGAFTGEIGTEQLDEFGIRTILIGHSERREHLGESQDKIAQKFAFFKEQGYEILYCIGEPLEIREKGDEAVMEYLLAQFDGIDISYKELIVAYEPIWAIGTGRSATVEEIATTHQALKQTVQKPLLYGGSVKRSNIQEITAIRGVDGVLVGSASLDAESFAAMIGDK; encoded by the coding sequence TTGATTTTTGCAGCAAATTTTAAAACGAATCATACCAGAGCATCAACGGAAAAATACATTGACGTATTGAATACAAAGTTGCTTGCAAAAAAACCTGAAGACCAAGTCTATATCTTTCCTCCGGCCACGGCTTTAGGCAAGTATGAGGGTGATTTCACTATCGGTGCACAAAATGCTTATCCTGTGCAAAACGGTGCGTTTACCGGGGAAATAGGTACAGAGCAGCTTGATGAATTTGGTATCAGAACGATACTTATCGGACACAGCGAAAGAAGAGAACATCTAGGCGAGTCTCAAGATAAAATAGCACAAAAGTTTGCATTTTTTAAAGAGCAGGGATATGAAATACTCTACTGTATCGGTGAACCGCTTGAAATAAGAGAAAAAGGTGATGAGGCTGTGATGGAGTATCTGCTTGCACAGTTTGATGGCATTGACATCAGCTATAAAGAGCTTATCGTTGCCTATGAACCTATTTGGGCTATAGGCACAGGAAGATCTGCTACGGTTGAAGAGATAGCTACTACGCATCAAGCATTAAAGCAAACCGTACAAAAACCACTACTCTATGGAGGCAGTGTGAAGAGATCAAATATTCAGGAGATCACGGCTATTCGAGGTGTGGATGGCGTTTTGGTTGGGTCTGCATCTTTGGATGCGGAGAGTTTTGCTGCGATGATAGGAGACAAGTAG